The proteins below are encoded in one region of Halalkalicoccus jeotgali B3:
- the fer gene encoding ferredoxin Fer — MDPEELPVHEIEYLNYEAIPEHGWDLDDDDLFEKAAAADLTEKDHGTFEIRGTRYILDGAEDEGQKWPFECRAASCAYCTMFLYEGDVKMDMDLILTDEEVEERNIYLSCQSIPKSEEVKVVYNAMLADYLQENIVGVREV; from the coding sequence ATGGATCCCGAGGAACTCCCCGTCCACGAGATCGAGTACCTGAACTACGAGGCGATTCCCGAACACGGCTGGGACCTCGACGACGACGACCTCTTCGAGAAGGCGGCGGCGGCCGATCTGACCGAGAAGGACCACGGGACCTTCGAGATCCGTGGAACGCGGTACATCCTCGACGGTGCGGAAGACGAGGGGCAGAAGTGGCCCTTCGAGTGTCGGGCAGCCTCGTGTGCGTACTGTACGATGTTCCTCTACGAGGGGGACGTGAAGATGGATATGGACCTGATCCTGACCGACGAGGAGGTCGAGGAGCGAAACATCTACCTGAGCTGTCAGTCGATCCCGAAAAGCGAGGAGGTCAAAGTCGTCTACAACGCCATGCTGGCGGACTACCTTCAGGAAAACATCGTCGGCGTCCGCGAGGTCTGA
- a CDS encoding ArsR/SmtB family transcription factor, whose translation MSLIDVLGSTPRLKIIRELSHGPRYVSELTEAVGMDGKTAAHHLSTLEDSGIVEYYRRGNRKYYRLVRRVELEIAPPPERTFILQATERPDAASGDD comes from the coding sequence GTGTCACTCATCGACGTATTGGGGAGTACGCCGCGACTGAAGATCATCCGCGAACTCTCCCACGGACCGCGATACGTCTCCGAACTCACCGAGGCAGTCGGGATGGACGGGAAGACGGCGGCCCACCACCTCTCGACGCTCGAGGACAGCGGAATCGTCGAGTACTACCGACGCGGAAATCGCAAGTACTACCGACTCGTCCGGCGGGTCGAACTCGAGATCGCGCCCCCGCCCGAGCGGACGTTCATCCTGCAAGCGACCGAGCGTCCGGACGCCGCGTCGGGCGACGATTGA